The Anopheles gambiae chromosome 2, idAnoGambNW_F1_1, whole genome shotgun sequence genomic sequence aatTAAGTGTGTGCATAGCTCCATATTTGCTATATTAGTAGTAGTTACGTTACCACAGTGAGTCACATTTTATCGTATAGTGCATTTTTCGTATTTATAACAGCTTTTTACATCACAATTTTCGTCTTGTTAGTCAgccagtttgtttgtttctctttctctacaAATTTGCCTTAATGCTCGAAAGgaatggcacacacacacacacatacaaacactatttagggtagtagtagtaaaatAGGCGCAAGGGTACGCGATAAACTATTATATCGGGCAACGAAGACAACGATCCGGACGAGCAAACGtttagaagcaaaaaaaaaacacacacaaaaaagtgaagaagATAAATGAACAAATCATTTGATTCAGCTGTGATTCCttaaaagacaaacaaaaagggaaaaggagtAAAAGAAATCTCATTCAAACAATTAGATAGGGGCTATACAAAGGGAGGGAGGCGGGGTTCGTGTGCAACAGTGTGCAAAGGAACAGATGGCAGATATATCAGTATAGTGGAGCACAAATTTACAGACGCGAACGCGGGCATGACAATACCGCCCTGCCATCGTGTACactcacaaacaaaaaaggtgaGTTGCTACTACATGTAGCATTCCGGTTCATTTGATTGTAGAGTGAGGGGCAGTAGTCGAAAGGGGCGAATAGATTTGTGAttctaaaagaaaacaaaaccgaacgaCTGTGAGACGAGAGAAGAGGATGAACAAAAGGGGAAGAGTCGGAAGCAAACGAGACGGCTTGAGCACTAACAGTTGAGTTTCCAATGTTGTGAAACAGAGTTAAAGATACAGAGCTCTCGTAGTAGTGCTAGTGATATTGTAGTATAAAGTAAAGTATTAGATTTTTCAGATCTTCTAACGCACTAGGTGAGACACAAAACTTTCATGTTAATGACGAGCAGAAAACGgagaaaacagtttttgatTGGATTGTAgtataaagaagaagaagataaaaaaacagtGCTTGAAGAATAATCTAGCGCCGTAGACTCGAACATGTAAACTCAACGATGGTTGGTTGAATTAGTAAcaaaaagcagaagaagaagaagaaaaacaactagAAAAAGAATCCAGTATCATAAACTTCCAAGTAAGTAGGCCGCGCATTGAAgcgaatattaaaattaaatttattaaattgcgatcacaaactctctagagggggtaggggagggggggagggtagGAGTTATTAGTGTAccgggcaaacaaaaacaaaaacaaaacgaacgaaaacacACGTAAAAGGCACAAACAAAGAAACGTTAAAAGAAATTGTTGTATTGGGAAGTGTggaaaaattgtttgtttctttgccCCAAAAAGGTTCGATAGCTGTGGAAGCCAACACTGTAGGGAACTCGGTTGCGGGAAGTTTAGTCCTTACACCACTTGGTTTTGCTCCTCCCGCTCGGTTCCCCGGTAGCTGCGACAAATGCATACTCCCCCAAATGCGTTCGTTTCCTGCGCGCGAATCAGGTTGGAAatcaaaattgaataaaagtCTAAATcacgcactctctctctctctctctctctctctctctctctctctcgccacCCTTTGCCGGTGGGAAATACTTCTGTAGTGTGTAGAAAGAAACACAACACTCGTTTATCGCGTATCATGTATTGTGATGTATCACACGCGCTTGGGAAAGCCAGAGTTGCGTTCAAAGGTGATGCAGTTTAAAGAtagttgttctttttttttagaaaacgTTTATTAGATCTTTGTTGCTATTACAcatagagttttttttgttgttgtcgctgctgctgcattatTTCTCTCCATCGATTACAAACACGATCCTTTTTCGTCAACTTTTctacaacttttttttaccgTGCCGGTGCGCCGCCCTCCGCGCAAGAGTGTTACGCTTCACATCCTTTTCAACATCCTTTTCCTGTGCGCGCGGGCGCGCGCCCGTTTGTGTACTGTTTGATACTGTTTCTGTGCAAAGATTtatcgtgtttttgtgtttgttttcttatgTATTATGTTAAAGAACGACGTAGGTCTAGGTGAAAAATTCCCTTTTCTATCCGATCATTTTTACATTCGTATCCTAGGGTGTGTTTCGTGGTGTGTTCCGGGGGTCCGGAACAGGCGTTATTAGCTTtggtttttcatttgtttgtttgttttctcacTGTGTAAGTAagaagtaaaattaaaaaaaagtcactCTTCATACTTTGCAACGTAGTGTATGGCACACGTGGCGCAGTGGTTCGTCCACGTGGGCCGATGCCGaacgttacagggttttccgggagttctcatagctgtgtgacactttattgactctttctttcgTGAATTAGACTCTGTAGCACCCTTGCTGGACGAATCCAATCGGAATCTCCAAgcagcctgtccaaaaagggtgccgtagaggccaatttccatcatatgtaGTTCACTTCCtataggaaagagtcaaggaagagtcccacaactatgagaaccctaTTGGAAAACCCTATATACTGCCGAGTAGCgttaaacacacaaacacacacacacacacgtttgttGGAGGGTTGCAGTCTTTACCATTGCTTTTCATTTTGCTCTCGGACGAAAGTTCgtactttttttattaagataaaagaaaataatagtTCGTTTATACAAGAAAACCGGTGCGGATTCATAATCCCACCTGTCCGCGCGCTTGGTAACAATGTTCGATTACGCTTGTGGTAGTAGTCGTATTACAGTGGTAGAAAAATATGCCATCAAAgtctgtctttttttttcttgcagtAAATGAGAACCGGTGTGTACTTCCACAGCACTGCCTAATGCTGATCTTAAATGTGTTCCTATTGGCATGTTGTACATGCTAGTTATGCGCGTTCCGCGTGCCTATCCTGTTCTCTCTTGCGCAAAGGGCTTTCTTACAACCGTTTGCGGTGCCATACATTGAAGTGATGTGCATTGCCTTAGCCAGTTTGCCTCTATTACgtatacaaaaacaaacaaacatataaGTGTACGATACCGTGCGACAAAAAgagttgttgtgtttgttgttgctgtgatAAGAAGTTGCTTGCAGTTGCGCGCGTACTCTAACTACTTTGCTCTGGTTTAGGGTTatttgagcttttgtttttattttttattttttatttttttggtatCAAACATCTATTTCATTTGCTTTTGGACGTGTAAAATGTTTAAGAGttggtttcacttttttcgttCTTACGTTCGCCAGGGGATGGCTGTTGTGGTAAATAGTAATTATAAtcttactctctttctctagtTCCTCTCTCTACCGGCGCACTACTACGGAGTAAAGTTACATTAATTAATCCGCTTCTTCGTTTggtttttgcaatgtttttttacaataattcTTATCTCTCTTGTTTGTAGGTTTAGTTTCTGCCTCTTCGCGTTCGTTCCCTAACAGTGAGTGGTGCAAAAAACCGGATATTTGGTGACTGTGttttggagtgtgtgtgtgtgtgtgtgtgtgagtgtgtagggGAGTGAAAAAACGGTTGTGCATCGTATCGTTAGGTTGCAACGCAAAGAGGAAATACAAAAACACCCGCGCAGATTGGGCtgtgcacaacaacaacaacaacaacacgacaCGAGAAAGTTGAAGGAGTAAAAGCTTCACAAAACCCTCGTCCCTTCGCACTATATCCCGCCAGCAGCCCTGTTCATCCCCGCTGTGTCCCCCCATCCGTTGTGAATGCTCACTGTTTCCGGGGTGAGTTTCGAACTTGACGCAACTGCAACTGTCTGGTCGGGGAgggttgttgctttttttgttctctttttgcTCGGGTTCCGCTTCCACTACAACAGCAAGGCACGTATGAATTTATCAAACAATGGTCGATCGAACGGTGTAAATCTGGCACCCTCAAATATATATCTATATGGCGTTTCTtatgtgtgtgcagtgtgagTATTAGAACATGTCCTCCTTTTTCTCCTAGTGTAATCGATCTCTACCAATAGTTTCTCTCCTCCGTTCTACAGCATTCGATTGAGGAAATGGGACGAAAGTGCCGCAACCATCGCGCCAACCATATGCCGGAATATGGACGACACGGACGAGCTCTAAAACACATCCACCGCAGGGCCCTACGCCGGAAGTGCCCTTTAGTCTTTCAAGCACagatacgcacacatacacacatacatacacacatacacctacaCGTACATCCATAGACCTATGCAGACAGAGACACGAGATaacaaatcacacacacacacacacatcatatCGAGAAGACACCGGGAAGGAGGGGCGTTCTGGACCAGGAAGTCCTGAGTCGTTtcgttcccccccccccccccacgctGTTCATTGAGCTAATCCATCTAACTAGTATCTGCGGCCACAATTTgagaaggagggggggggggtgcaggACATCAACATCGATCGGGTTGTGGTGGTGCTCGGTGTTACTCTctaactactactactggcCTGTGCAGGGCGTGTGACCGTGGGGGAAAGGTGCAGAAGGTTGAGCGAGCGGGCCGTTTATGGCGCTAGAGCTTCCAGTGGCCCTTCGTGTCCCGGTGCCGCCCGTTCGCGGTGTACGATCGCACCCTGCCCGTCCGTGATCGTGGCCACCGTGCAGGGCGCTGCCACCGGAGACGCCTGGGATATCACAGCCGTGGTggaggtggcggtggtggcgacGGAGCTGGTAGTGGTGTTGgcggccaccgccgccacgGTCGAGCAGGAGGACGTCGTCGAGGACGTCGACATCGAGCCGGACGACGACTGGGTGGAGGTGGAGGGTGAGCCCGAGTTGAGCAGGTAGATGCGCACCGTATGCTAGCACTTCGGGTGGAACGTTTTGCGGTCCGGCAGCAGGCAGAGAATGCTGAGCGCCATCACCATGTGCCAGATCGAGTGGACGATGTGATAGTTCTGCTTGGTCTGCAGAAAGGCGAAGCAGACCAGgcccaccatcaccagcacgCTGCCGATCGGCAGGTAGAGGGCCAGGTAGCTGCGGGCCGGGAAGCAGCGCTTCGTCTTGCGGCACCGCAGCCCCCAGCTGACCGAGATGAGACAGATGCCGGTGAGGGCGGGCGCCAGAAACACCCACAGCGACTGCTTGTTCAGCTCGGTGCCGAACGCGAGCAGGATCGCGCCGAGCATGTGCAGCAGCGACACCAGCTGGTGCCGGATGTTGGACATCGCGATCAGCGTCACCCAGATCGCGAGCAGCCCGCAGTAGAAGTCGCAAAACTGCAGCACGCCGATCTTCACCAGACAGAAGCTAAACTCTTCCTCGCCCGAATCGCACGCGTGATAGAACGCGGAGAAGAACATCGCGAAGAAGTAGATGATCGCTTCGCTGTGGTAGCCGCGCTTGACCGCGTAAAAGATGCTCGGCAGAAACAGCAGATTGGACAGCGTCAGCATGAGCGAGGCGAGCAGGATCGAGGCACTGGACGGTACCTGCGAATCCTCCGTACAGTCCCAGCCGCGATAGTTGCGCAGACAGAGGCAGGTGGAAAACACGAACCCGCCCGACATGTAGTGGTAGCAGCGGCCGAACCGCCCGCAGCGCCCCGCCACGCACGGGCTGGACGAGATGGTGAAGACGACGCTCGAGTTGCAGGTGCTGTCCGCGACGCCACCCTGCACGCTCTGCTCCGTTGCGTACTTGTGGTGCTGCTCGAACTTGCGCGCCATCTCGTCCGACCGGCCGCCGGTACACTTGGCGTCCATGATGCACTCCTTGATCTTGAGCGTTTCCGTTTCGTTGAGCGCCTGCAGGCAGCCGTCGTCCGCGAGACAGCCGCGATAGTAGCTGAGCCGATCGGCGCACGAGCATGGGGCGCGCATCGCCGCCAGTGTCGCTCGGTAGGAGCGCACGAAGTCTTTCACGCTGTCGATGATGGTGGAGCGGGCGGTCGCCTCCGTGCCGTGGCAGAACAGGCCGAGCGTGACGTACCAGCTGCCCGGCTCGGGAAACGGCACGTGCACCAGGCCCGTGTTCGTGTCCGCGTCCGTGTTGTTGATGACGATGGCGGCCGGGTAGATGTGCCGGCCGTACACACACTTGTCCGGCCAGGTCGGTATGCCCGGTTCCTCCAGGCGCAGGCACACGATCACCGTTTGATTTGCTTTGCCGGCAGGCGCTGTCTTGCCCTTGCCCGCCTCACCAGCGCTCGATGGCGTGGTGCTCGTGGTAGTACTGGacgttgtggtggtggtggtcgtggtggtcgtcgtcgtcgtcgttgtcgtcatcAGATCCACCTCCGGCACAAACTCTTCCTGCACGTCGACCAGCTTCTCCGCCACCACGCTCGCATGCTCGTTGGTCGATTCGTGGCGCGCGTCGATCAGGCTGCCCTTGAGATCCTGCCGCATCGCAACGGCAAAGCTAAGCGTCCCGCCAATGTCGTACACATCGTTCACGTCGAACTTCATCAGTGCCGGCACGCCGGCGGTCAGGTTAAGCGTCACCGGCACCGTCCCGTTCACGTCCGGCAGCAGGTCGTAGTCGAACATGAAGAACTCGCGGTACGTTTGGCGCAGCACCGGGTAGCGATCGAAGCTTCGGTTCGGCAGCGATTTGGTGTCGGCCGCGGGACCCTCCGCACTGTCCTCCGCTGCGTCGCCACTCGCGTCGGCAGGCGTTGGATCTTCGGTGGACGGAGTCGTtggagtagcagcagcagcagcagcagtcgatcCTACCCCTGCATCGTACGTATCGTGATAGATAAGCTCGACCGTGTACGCGACCATTTGCGCCTCGGGTGCACCGGCGGTGGTGGGTGCCGCCGGTTGCTGCTTCCTTTCCTCCGGCTCGGTCGTCTCGTTCGGTGTCCGGTAGCCAGGGGCCACGATCGCACCGATGGCGGTGGGCAACGTTTCACGCGCAAAGTCCATATCCACGTAGTGCCAGGCGCCCTCGTGCGGATAGAAATCGATGCTGACGTCCCCCGTCTGGTTCGGGCAGATGAGCGCGTTCTGCAGATAGTTGCGCGCCGTGGGCAGGGCGCTCGCCTGCACGTGGAAGCTCACGTCCGTACAGTTGAAGCAGGGCTGCGCGATGGACAGCCGCCAGGTGACGATCGACACGTTGTGCGGCACGAAGAACTTGAACGACCGCGGTTCCGGCTGATCGGCCGCCAGCGTACCCTCGTACCGGACGTCCACGTTCAGCAGCTGGGGCCGGGCGCTCACGACCGCCATCTCGGACATGAGCAGTGTTTCGCAGGATGCCGCCAGACCTGGTTGGTTGAAAGAAGGCGAAAGGCAAAGAAgagtaagaagaagaagtgggTAAgtgaacatttttaaaatatctgGAATGCTATTTAACACTCTTCGTTGGGCTAAAACGGAAACACAGCGCATCAGACAGAGCCGCAGAGGGAATTGAAGTTAAGTATCCACCAGAACGAACACTGCTTCCCACCGTTCCGAATGTCATTAAAAACTTTAACTACTTCTACGAACGAAAGAAAGTCAGATTTCCGCTTTCTTCTTCATTCGCTTTCTTTTCAACACATTCGCAAACTACCGCTACCGACTGCTACTGCCCCATACTGGTGCCAATAGTGCACGATTGTCGCTACAGttcaattttcaacctttcaacAAACCCCGGCTCGTGCAAACCGCGATGGCGCGAGGAGACGCACGGATGGGACACGTCCTTTTTTACTTAGTATTAAAATTTCTTATCACTTCAGTGGAAAAGTTTGTTTTCCACGGTTCCCCGcccgacagagagagagatagagggaaGGTGATGTGCAAAGTCGAGTGTCGAACCACGGGAACCACTCAACTTACTCTGGGACAGGTGAGGTTTGAGCTGGCAAGTGGTAGAGTCGTTGCCATTTCGGTTCGTTATACCATCGCTTTCAAATCCTCGAACCGGTGCAAAAACGTTTATCTTAAATGGGGGAAATGGAATCGAAGAGCTTGTGAGGTGGAAATGGGCGCAACGAGGCGGAGGATAATTTAGCCATTACCAGGTGGgagggttttgtgtgtgtgtgtttgtgtctacTATTCCGTTTCTGCGCCGGGTTTTAAGAGTTAATTTTGCACTTAACGCGTATCACGAGCCGCAGCGGAAGAGAAAACACCCAGCAAGAGTGGAACTTCTGTGCGTTTTTCCGCCAGTTTTCCGTTTCGCATcgcaaaattcaatttcgcCCCGTCAGTACGTTGCTCTGTGTTTTGTGGCACTTAATTAATACGCCTTTGTGTCGGCGATTGATTGGAAtacgggtttttgttttttggaaaagccgtgtttccttttttgtaaaaatgttACTCTTAGGACGTTCTGttcaatttgaatttaaatataaattcaCAAGCTTTATGCAAATTATCGAAGCACATTGCTCCGACATATATTGCTGATGATAATGCTCAGCCGTTGTACGTCTCGGTGGTGTAATCGTTAGACGTGCTGCCATTTTCACAATAACGGATTAGTATCAAATCTCTTACTTATACGTGTCAAAATTAGTGACACACAACAAGTTTACCTTGTCTTATCTTACTCGCTCGATGTTTCTATGTATAGGTTTCTATGTATGTATATAGTACTGGCTAGGAATAGGATGGTAGTTATTACGAAACAAATTAGAATATCCCTTTCTCTTCTACTCCAGGGgagcgggggaggggggggggggaggaggggtcGTCAAGCAACGGTCTTTTGACCCTCGAGAGGCTTATAGTGCGGGGCATGCTTATTACTTGGCAaggattaaaacaaacatattattCTTTTCGTATATgaccattttaaattttatttttacttatttttacaAGCTTCAATCGAGCTTCAATAATAGAAAGCAATTTCGATATAagcgattttttaaatttgacagctccttgagcaaattgtacttaGACCAAGTCCCTTAGATGTAGTGACTAAAACCGACCATTTCCagcaaaattatacaaaaattaGTTATatagtctgttcccgagttacgcagttcacgacttacgcggattcgtggttttcttaatttaacagatcaaatgtcaaatcagtgcACATCGCTTCAAGAATTGTCCTAAGCAGTATAAATAGCATTTTTGCTGATAAATTTAATCCACTGAAAAAGCCAAAAATATAAGAATGTTCTGCACGAATCgtataaaataaatgattagAGTATGTAAaagtcttcttctttttggctcaataataaccgttgtcggtcaagacctgcCCGCCTCTGTACCACACCACTtatggggttggctttcaatgacttttggattacccccccatagcaggatagtcagttctacgtatggcggcacggtctatttggggcttgaacccatgacgggcatgttgttaagtcgtacgagttgacgactgtaccatgataCCGACTCAGTACTAAAAGtactaaatttaataaaaacaaaccgagTAATCAATTGTATTTTGGCCGAAAATcgcgaaattcgacttacgcggatattcgagttacgcgaattcctCGGAAACGTACAAACCGCGTTACAGACTGTAATTTGCCGGAAACCCTCGAAAATCGACTTATGCTAATATTCTAGATACGCTCTTCCCTCcggtccgcattaatagcgtatattGGGGAATACCTGTACATATTTCACATTATTCAGTTTGTACTTTTGtattaaaacgagatttaaatgTTCACCCGTACGCTAAAGGTAACGCCAAAATGGTCCCCAACAACCTTACTTGCAAAggaatgcggcccgcgaactgaaaagtatACTCTACACCACTGATTTGTTCCCAAAGAAaatccttctctctctctctctctctctctctctctttatatcTCTGTCTTTTTCGCCCTCTATAGATATGCTAATGTTCTAATTATACTATTTTAATGTCGCGGCTGGAATCCGGCTTTTCCCGTGGCCCTAAAATTAATGACCCACCTATTAGGGGTGTGTAAAACATACGAATGGGTTGACTACCGAGTGTGTGTCTCCCACGTCCCGTAACCTACCcacctttcccccctttcgaGGACTGAGGGAAATCAAGATTTCGGTTCAGCTTTAATTCTACCATCCTGCCGCAGTGACATTGTCCCGCAGAGGATCTGTCTGCTGGTAGGAGctggaaaacataaaaaaagatcCCCAACCTGAATTTTCACACACGCTGGAATGCAATAATCACCGGTTGCACGTCCACGGCAGCACTGCTCCGCGATTGTGCGGCGTCAAACACACGTCGAATCGGGCACGCGCTAAATTCCGCTTCGACGTATCCGTACCGACCGATTTGGACATTGTTGAATGGTTTCAATTTTCCAACGGCACGCAAGAGAGCACCCCAGCAAGCGCTTCGGGAATGGAACGCCATTTGTTAATTTGATTGAGGGACCGTTCCGGACCGTTCGGGCACACTATTTTAGGGATGTGTCTCAATATCTCGACCTAATTACTAATAATGACAGTCAATCAAACGGCGGTGGTCGGTTTGTGGTCGTTCTTTTGGCGTTTCTTTTTCCCGCTCGCACAGAGCACACAGAGCGGACCATTTGAGGTTGGTCCGTTTCGCTCGACGGCCTGCCCCGTGTTCAGTGGACAATGTTCTCAATCTGCATATTGGAGCATACTATATCGCCGGGCCTGGGCTTGGATTTGCATGGGCGTGTGAATTgagtttcttttccttcctctctctccttcACACACTCCCTCCCTCGCTCTCTATTTGGACGAAATTGTCCACCAGTGGCGTGGTGATTTAATTACACTATTACCGGCCGGTCCCGTGTCCGGTGTGTCATGTTCAAGTACGCCCCTCTTTAAAGGCACACCAAAAGGTGTGCTGTCGCTTTTTGACGGATGATGCGACCCGTTGGCCCGTCTGATTGtacgcgctcgctcgctcgtgcCTGTCCTAGTTTTGGGGGCGGACACACAGTTTTCCCGGAACTCTTTGCCAACTCCGTCACAACAGCGACACTTACCTTGCTGCTCTATCCGCTCGTTGTTCGGGTCGGTCCAGCTGATGAATGCCACGGCGAACCAGTTGCCCGGATGGGGTCCCTCAATGCTTAGCCGCCTCGTCGTGCTGTCCGACTTGAACTGTAGGCTGTGGATTTCGAACCTGTGCCGCCGGTGGAGATAAAACCGGTGAAGCGGGAAGAGATtgcaaaattggaaaaaatcgTGATTATTCGACAGGGGttatttttgatgtttttgatgGGTGTATGTTATTTTGGgcttgtttctgtgtgtgtgaaatatCCGTTCCCACTCTAGAAAAGTCTGTCTCTACAGTGGCAGAAATCTATATAAGCGAgtcctgttttttttagcaaatttTGCTATTCGTTGGCTTTCATATTCAAACTTTAGATTTAACGAGATGGTCGTATTTGGTTTTCATGAGTACAACGGCCCTTTAAGTCGGAACTAAATGTACGTTTTAAAAAGGATTTAAATTGTAAAACTGAACTAATTTTTAACtagctacaacaaaaaaccaattttaatttttaacctTTTTGCGTCATCTTTAAttacagagagagagcattCTTCAGTAGTTGAAAtggtgtttaatgttttaggTTGATGACGAGATAAGCTTGGTGACGGtatcaaaataaaacccaATGGCCAATGGTGTCGTATCAATTGATCCCTTCGTTTCGGCAGCGTACATCccgactagtgatgggtaaagttggcaaaaatccggagtcgactccgatccgactccgataaattcggaatcgactccggaaggtaggtccgcgcttcaatatccggagtcattcggaatcgtccggagccgtacggagtcgcccggagtcgcccggagtcgcccggagtcggagtcatccggagtcattcggaatcgtccggagccgtacggagtcgttcggagtcgtccggagtcgcccggagtcggagtcgtctggagtcattcggagtcgttcggagtcgttcggagtcgttcggagtcgttcggagtcgttcggagtcgtcggagtcgtccggagtcgcccggagtctgagtcgtccggagtcgttcggagtcgttcggagtcgttcggagtcgtccggagtcgttcgaagtcgttcggagtcgtcaggagtcgtccagagtcgttcggagtcgttcggagtcgtcgactccggacaactccggtcgactccggtcgactccggacgactccggacgactccggacgactccggacgactccggtcgactccggacgactccgaacgactccgtctCCGGGTGGATTTAGTGgtttcattttgccggagtcggaatcggattaacaatagtcggagtcggatcggagtcgtgggtgcgctccatacagcacatcactaatcccgacactcattttcactcatttttctaacgtactagatgctTGCTATAGTTGTTTcccgcggcgttgtaggaccCGCCACATCagatgtgttgccatccctaggaTTCCGATGTGAGCGCCGTGCCTTTCCCGCTACGGACGGATACAATGATACCAGCCAATGTATGCGCGcataggttttttttgtaattgataaggattttttgaaacaaaatatattattGGGCACTAGTTTGATGGCACCATAGTTAAGTCGTACAACCTAACAGTATGCCCCCGTCACATGGGTTGAAGCCCCCTCTGTCTATATTCAAATGGCAGAACTACAAGGAATACATTTGTTGCACCAAATAAGTAGAAGAACAAAACTTTTTGTATTGTTCACTGCAATCAAAATGATTTAGCATCAACAGTATGAAGCTTAGATGGAGGTTGAATTTGAGGCCAGCAGGTGGTATTAAACTTTACTCAAAAGTAAAGATGCACAATTTCTGTCACTGTCTTCACATTCAAGTGCCTATTACATCCGATTTGGAGGGGAATGACTTGAGCCATTTTTATTCAGCACACACTGACTGACCTGTAATGCAAGGAATAAGGTTTGCTTGGGCAAACGGTTGTAAAGTAGTGCACGTAAATTGGCTTGTTAGTCGATGGAAGCGTTATAGTGTGCGAAGGAATTTGTTCGAAAATGGCTACACTCGCCCTTACTGTTTTGTTGAACCCCACAGGTCACCCTcacaaaaccgcacacaacTGGGAAGTAATTTAAATACGAGCTGAAAGcagcgttttcttttttggcagCAGCTTTTCGTTGAGCACTGTTCGGAGAAACTAGCGTTCCCGTTTCTGCTGACTTTGAGCCCTCCAACAAACACTCTCCGCCGTCCCGAATGCCCTTGTGCCAATAGAAAAAAGAAGCCAAAGCTCCCATTTCTATTTCCCTTGTttgaatatgtgtgtgtgtgtgcggttagCCTTGAGTTCACATGACGGACCAGTGGACCCTTGCGATACATCCAAACACAAACCCATCCCCATTCCCGCAAAGGAGGAGACTATTTCGCCCACTGCCATGAGAACACGCTGGCACACTGGCCTGTCcatgtgtctatgtgtgtgtatgtgtatgcccCGTGTATGAGTAGAAGAGAGTTTGGCGTGTTCTGGGGCGTTCGGGCtgtaaatcaaatttcaacgccattcGTCTTTTCCAATGCTCGCTCCAGAGTTAAGCCAGGGGACAGCTACTTTCGCCCGTTGTGTGTGCTCCGAGGACTGGCCCGATCGCTATGCAAATATGCTTCCCCGTGTCCACGGCTCCA encodes the following:
- the LOC1273288 gene encoding uncharacterized protein LOC1273288 encodes the protein MCSRRSSRASCGTSSTPWVLGVVTLTLLTLAPTRSLCSVAPHPATSTISSVASSSVASSSSTAPVPDATTARPTVSARQDAGPTEQPTLPPEGQIPLERLPSNTLLKYTAYKDVSILHFRIPTDTRTAFFSFKAYEESKGAFQRNCKPNDITLHLKAGSYPVISPENITFPKHFLDAEERFEIHSLQFKSDSTTRRLSIEGPHPGNWFAVAFISWTDPNNERIEQQGLAASCETLLMSEMAVVSARPQLLNVDVRYEGTLAADQPEPRSFKFFVPHNVSIVTWRLSIAQPCFNCTDVSFHVQASALPTARNYLQNALICPNQTGDVSIDFYPHEGAWHYVDMDFARETLPTAIGAIVAPGYRTPNETTEPEERKQQPAAPTTAGAPEAQMVAYTVELIYHDTYDAGVGSTAAAAAATPTTPSTEDPTPADASGDAAEDSAEGPAADTKSLPNRSFDRYPVLRQTYREFFMFDYDLLPDVNGTVPVTLNLTAGVPALMKFDVNDVYDIGGTLSFAVAMRQDLKGSLIDARHESTNEHASVVAEKLVDVQEEFVPEVDLMTTTTTTTTTTTTTTTTSSTTTSTTPSSAGEAGKGKTAPAGKANQTVIVCLRLEEPGIPTWPDKCVYGRHIYPAAIVINNTDADTNTGLVHVPFPEPGSWYVTLGLFCHGTEATARSTIIDSVKDFVRSYRATLAAMRAPCSCADRLSYYRGCLADDGCLQALNETETLKIKECIMDAKCTGGRSDEMARKFEQHHKYATEQSVQGGVADSTCNSSVVFTISSSPCVAGRCGRFGRCYHYMSGGFVFSTCLCLRNYRGWDCTEDSQVPSSASILLASLMLTLSNLLFLPSIFYAVKRGYHSEAIIYFFAMFFSAFYHACDSGEEEFSFCLVKIGVLQFCDFYCGLLAIWVTLIAMSNIRHQLVSLLHMLGAILLAFGTELNKQSLWVFLAPALTGICLISVSWGLRCRKTKRCFPARSYLALYLPIGSVLVMVGLVCFAFLQTKQNYHIVHSIWHMVMALSILCLLPDRKTFHPKC